In the genome of Pseudomonas putida, one region contains:
- the acs gene encoding acetate--CoA ligase, producing MSAAPLYPVRPEVAATTLTDEATYKAMYQQSVINPDGFWREQAQRLDWIKPFTKVKQTSFDDHHVDIKWFADGTLNVSYNCLDRHLAERGDQVAIIWEGDDPADSRNITYRELHEQVCKFANALRGQDVHRGDVVTIYMPMIPEAVVAMLACARIGAIHSVVFGGFSPEALAGRIIDCRSKIVITADEGVRGGRRTPLKANVDLALTNPETSSVQKIIVCKRTGGDIAWHQHRDIWYEDLMKVASSHCAPKEMGAEEPLFILYTSGSTGKPKGVLHTTGGYLVYAALTHERVFDYRPDEVYWCTADVGWVTGHSYIVYGPLANGATTLLFEGVPNYPDITRVSKIIDKHQVNILYTAPTAIRAMMAEGQAAVAGADGSSLRLLGSVGEPINPEAWNWYYQAVGKERCPIVDTWWQTETGGILISPLPGATGLKPGSATRPFFGVVPALVDNLGNLIEGAAEGNLVILDSWPGQSRSLYGDHDRFVDTYFKTFRGMYFTGDGARRDEDGYYWITGRVDDVLNVSGHRMGTAEIESAMVAHAKVAEAAVVGVPHDIKGQGIYVYVTLNAGEQPSEALRLELKNWVRKEIGPIASPDVIQWAPGLPKTRSGKIMRRILRKIATGEYDALGDISTLADPGVVQHLIDTHKAMALASA from the coding sequence ATGAGTGCGGCTCCCCTGTATCCCGTTCGTCCCGAGGTTGCGGCCACTACCCTGACCGACGAGGCCACCTACAAGGCCATGTACCAGCAGTCGGTGATCAACCCGGACGGCTTCTGGCGCGAGCAGGCCCAGCGCCTGGACTGGATCAAGCCCTTCACCAAGGTCAAGCAGACCTCCTTCGACGATCACCATGTCGACATCAAGTGGTTCGCTGACGGCACTCTGAACGTTTCCTACAACTGCCTCGACCGCCATCTGGCCGAGCGTGGCGATCAGGTCGCCATCATCTGGGAAGGCGACGACCCGGCCGACAGCCGCAACATCACTTACCGCGAGCTGCACGAGCAAGTCTGCAAGTTCGCCAACGCCCTGCGTGGCCAGGACGTGCATCGCGGCGACGTGGTGACCATCTACATGCCGATGATCCCTGAAGCCGTGGTGGCCATGCTGGCCTGTGCGCGCATCGGTGCGATCCACTCGGTGGTGTTCGGTGGCTTCTCGCCCGAGGCGCTGGCCGGGCGCATCATCGACTGCCGCTCGAAGATCGTCATCACCGCCGACGAAGGCGTGCGCGGTGGCCGCCGTACCCCGCTCAAGGCCAATGTCGACCTGGCCCTGACCAACCCTGAAACCAGCAGCGTGCAGAAGATCATCGTGTGCAAGCGCACCGGTGGCGACATCGCCTGGCACCAGCACCGCGACATCTGGTACGAAGACCTGATGAAGGTCGCCTCCAGCCACTGCGCGCCGAAGGAGATGGGGGCCGAGGAGCCGCTGTTCATCCTTTATACCTCCGGCTCCACCGGCAAGCCCAAGGGTGTGCTGCACACCACTGGCGGCTACCTGGTGTACGCCGCGCTGACCCACGAGCGGGTGTTCGACTACCGCCCGGATGAGGTCTACTGGTGCACCGCCGACGTGGGCTGGGTCACCGGCCACAGCTACATCGTCTACGGGCCGCTGGCCAACGGCGCGACCACGCTGCTGTTCGAAGGCGTGCCGAACTACCCGGACATCACCCGCGTGTCGAAGATCATCGACAAGCACCAGGTCAACATCCTCTACACCGCACCGACCGCCATCCGCGCCATGATGGCCGAAGGGCAGGCCGCAGTGGCCGGTGCCGATGGCTCGAGCCTGCGCCTGCTGGGCTCGGTGGGCGAGCCGATCAACCCCGAGGCCTGGAACTGGTACTACCAGGCCGTGGGCAAGGAGCGTTGCCCGATCGTCGACACCTGGTGGCAGACCGAAACCGGCGGCATCCTGATCAGCCCGCTGCCGGGTGCCACGGGCCTGAAGCCTGGCTCGGCGACCCGTCCGTTCTTCGGCGTGGTGCCGGCGCTGGTGGACAACCTGGGCAACCTGATCGAAGGCGCGGCTGAGGGCAACCTGGTGATCCTCGACTCCTGGCCGGGCCAGTCGCGTTCGCTGTACGGCGACCACGACCGTTTCGTCGACACCTACTTCAAGACCTTCCGTGGCATGTACTTCACCGGCGACGGCGCGCGCCGCGACGAGGATGGCTACTACTGGATCACCGGCCGGGTCGATGACGTGCTCAACGTCTCCGGCCACCGCATGGGCACCGCCGAGATCGAAAGCGCCATGGTGGCGCACGCCAAGGTCGCCGAGGCGGCGGTGGTGGGCGTGCCGCACGACATCAAGGGGCAGGGCATCTATGTGTACGTGACCCTCAATGCGGGCGAGCAGCCGAGCGAGGCGCTGCGCCTGGAGCTGAAGAACTGGGTGCGCAAGGAGATCGGTCCGATCGCCTCGCCGGATGTGATCCAGTGGGCGCCGGGGCTGCCCAAGACTCGCTCGGGCAAGATCATGCGACGCATCCTGCGCAAGATCGCCACGGGTGAATACGATGCGTTGGGGGATATCTCGACACTAGCCGATCCTGGGGTGGTGCAGCATCTGATCGACACCCACAAGGCGATGGCGTTGGCGTCGGCTTGA
- the exaC gene encoding acetaldehyde dehydrogenase ExaC has product MRYAHPGTEGAKISFKSRYGNYIGGEFVPPVKGEYFTNTSPVNGQPIAEFPRSTAEDIDKALDAAHAAADAWGRTSVQDRSNVLLKIADRIEQNLEILAITETWDNGKPIRETLNADIPLAVDHFRYFAGCIRAQEGGAAEINENTVAYHIHEPLGVVGQIIPWNFPLLMAAWKLAPALAAGNCVVLKPAEQTPLGIAVLMELIGDLLPKGVLNVVQGFGREAGEALATSKRIAKIAFTGSTPVGSHIMKCAAENIIPSTVELGGKSPNVYFEDIMQAEPAFIDKAAEGMVLAFFNQGEVCTCPSRALVQESIYPQFMEVVMKKVLQIKRGDPLDTDTMVGAQASEQQFEKILSYLDIAQKEGAELLTGGKVEKLEGSLATGYYIQPTLLKGNNQMRVFQEEIFGPVVSVTTFKDEAEALAIANDTEFGLGAGVWTRDINRAYRMGRGIKAGRVWTNCYHLYPAHAAFGGYKKSGVGRETHKMMLDHYQQTKNLLVSYDINPLGFF; this is encoded by the coding sequence ATGCGTTACGCACATCCGGGTACCGAAGGCGCGAAAATTTCCTTCAAGAGCCGCTACGGCAACTACATCGGCGGTGAGTTCGTTCCTCCGGTCAAGGGTGAATACTTCACCAACACCTCCCCGGTGAACGGCCAGCCGATCGCCGAGTTCCCACGTTCCACCGCCGAAGACATCGACAAAGCCCTGGATGCCGCCCACGCCGCCGCCGATGCCTGGGGCCGCACCTCGGTGCAAGACCGCTCCAATGTGCTGCTCAAGATCGCCGACCGCATCGAGCAGAACCTGGAGATCCTGGCCATCACCGAAACCTGGGACAACGGCAAGCCGATCCGCGAAACCCTCAACGCCGACATCCCGCTGGCAGTCGATCACTTCCGCTACTTCGCCGGCTGCATCCGCGCCCAGGAAGGCGGCGCCGCCGAGATCAACGAAAACACCGTGGCCTACCACATCCACGAGCCGCTGGGCGTGGTCGGGCAGATCATCCCGTGGAACTTCCCGCTGCTGATGGCCGCCTGGAAGCTGGCCCCAGCGCTGGCCGCCGGCAACTGCGTGGTGCTCAAGCCCGCCGAGCAGACCCCACTGGGCATCGCCGTGCTGATGGAACTGATCGGCGACCTGCTGCCCAAGGGCGTGCTCAACGTCGTGCAAGGCTTCGGCCGCGAGGCCGGTGAAGCCCTGGCCACCAGCAAGCGCATCGCCAAGATCGCCTTCACCGGCTCCACCCCGGTGGGCTCGCACATCATGAAATGCGCCGCCGAGAACATCATCCCGTCTACCGTGGAGCTGGGCGGCAAGTCGCCGAACGTCTACTTCGAAGACATCATGCAGGCGGAGCCGGCGTTCATCGACAAGGCCGCCGAAGGCATGGTGCTGGCGTTCTTCAACCAGGGCGAGGTGTGCACCTGCCCATCGCGCGCCCTGGTGCAGGAGTCGATCTACCCGCAGTTCATGGAAGTGGTGATGAAGAAGGTCCTGCAGATCAAGCGCGGCGACCCGCTCGACACCGACACCATGGTCGGCGCCCAGGCGTCCGAGCAGCAGTTCGAGAAGATCCTCTCGTACCTGGACATCGCCCAGAAGGAAGGCGCCGAGCTGCTGACCGGCGGCAAGGTGGAGAAACTCGAAGGCAGCCTGGCCACCGGCTATTACATCCAGCCGACCCTGCTCAAGGGCAACAACCAGATGCGCGTGTTCCAGGAAGAAATCTTCGGCCCGGTGGTCAGCGTGACCACCTTCAAGGACGAAGCCGAAGCCCTGGCGATCGCCAACGACACCGAGTTCGGCCTGGGCGCCGGTGTGTGGACCCGCGACATCAACCGCGCCTACCGCATGGGTCGCGGCATCAAGGCCGGTCGCGTCTGGACCAACTGCTACCACCTGTACCCGGCCCACGCCGCGTTCGGTGGCTACAAGAAGTCCGGCGTCGGCCGTGAAACCCACAAGATGATGCTCGACCACTACCAGCAGACCAAGAACCTGCTGGTGAGCTACGACATCAATCCGCTGGGCTTCTTCTAA
- the zapE gene encoding cell division protein ZapE: MSAWIPAPLRQLRKRQRTVAPTDHALPALFQDKADSRGYQLSEGQHRVIQAMADQLALLEQGQARSLYLHGSVGRGKSWLLDGFFEAVPIEAKRRLHFHDFFARLHQGMHRNRALDDALGTTLNELLEQCQILCFDEFHVHDIGDAMLLTRLFNALFDRGVFLLVTSNYAPEGLLPNPLYHERFLPVIRLIHSRMQVLEVGGDTDFRSLPANREHQCFTQGHYLWPGDADQRQALALPAAQPICLEVNKRSLPALASQGRQVMFAFADLCEQATAVIDYLALAERFDQWIIDGLDDLSECSLAAQQRFVNLVDVLYDQDKTVTVIGKRPLAQSLGGSLADLMRTRSRLGQLHQVGPT, from the coding sequence GTGTCCGCCTGGATTCCCGCGCCGTTACGTCAATTGCGAAAGCGCCAGCGCACCGTGGCGCCCACTGACCATGCGCTGCCGGCGCTTTTCCAGGACAAAGCCGACAGCCGCGGCTACCAGCTGAGCGAGGGGCAGCACCGTGTAATACAGGCCATGGCCGACCAACTGGCCCTGCTGGAACAGGGCCAGGCACGCAGCCTCTACCTGCATGGCTCGGTCGGACGCGGCAAGAGCTGGCTGCTCGACGGGTTCTTCGAGGCTGTGCCGATCGAGGCCAAGCGCCGCCTGCACTTTCATGACTTCTTCGCCCGCCTGCACCAGGGGATGCACCGCAACCGAGCGCTGGACGATGCCCTGGGCACAACGCTGAATGAATTGCTCGAACAGTGCCAGATACTGTGTTTCGACGAGTTCCACGTGCACGACATCGGCGATGCCATGCTCCTCACCCGCCTGTTCAACGCCCTGTTCGACCGTGGTGTGTTCTTGCTGGTGACCTCCAACTACGCCCCCGAGGGGCTGCTGCCCAACCCGCTGTATCACGAGCGCTTCCTACCGGTGATACGCCTGATCCACAGCCGCATGCAAGTGCTGGAAGTGGGCGGCGACACGGATTTTCGCAGCCTGCCGGCCAACCGCGAGCACCAGTGCTTCACCCAAGGGCATTACCTGTGGCCAGGGGATGCCGACCAGCGCCAGGCCCTGGCTCTACCGGCCGCGCAGCCGATCTGTCTGGAAGTGAACAAACGCAGCCTACCCGCGCTGGCCAGCCAAGGAAGACAGGTGATGTTCGCCTTCGCGGACCTGTGCGAACAAGCCACGGCGGTGATTGACTATCTTGCACTGGCCGAGCGTTTCGACCAGTGGATCATCGATGGGCTGGATGACCTGTCCGAATGCTCGCTGGCGGCGCAGCAACGCTTCGTCAACCTGGTGGACGTGCTGTACGACCAGGACAAGACAGTGACGGTGATTGGCAAGCGGCCGCTGGCCCAGAGCCTGGGCGGATCGCTTGCCGACCTGATGCGCACCCGCAGTCGGCTGGGGCAGTTGCATCAGGTCGGGCCGACCTGA
- the phnX gene encoding phosphonoacetaldehyde hydrolase codes for MHYEQPSSLQAAILDWAGTVVDFGSFAPTQIFVEAFAEFGVSVSLEEARGPMGMGKWDHIRTLCDVPEIAERYRKVFGRTPTDDDVTAIYERFMPLQIEKIAVHSALIPGALEAIAAVRDKGLKVGSCSGYPKVVMDKVVELAKHNGYVADHVVATDETPNGRPWPAQALANVIALGIDDVAACVKVDDTWPGILEGRRAGMWTVALTCSGNALGLPYQAYKSLPADKLAEERARIVKMFEPSRPHYLIDTIADLPAVIDDINQRLARGETPQAC; via the coding sequence ATGCACTACGAACAGCCTTCCTCGCTGCAAGCCGCAATTCTCGACTGGGCCGGTACCGTCGTCGATTTCGGCTCGTTCGCGCCCACCCAGATCTTCGTCGAAGCGTTCGCCGAGTTCGGCGTGAGCGTTTCCCTGGAAGAGGCCCGCGGCCCGATGGGCATGGGCAAGTGGGACCACATCCGCACCCTGTGCGATGTGCCCGAGATTGCCGAGCGCTACCGCAAAGTCTTCGGCCGCACCCCGACCGACGACGATGTCACCGCCATCTACGAGCGCTTCATGCCCTTGCAGATCGAGAAGATCGCCGTGCACTCGGCGTTGATCCCCGGGGCTCTGGAGGCTATCGCTGCGGTGCGCGACAAGGGGCTCAAGGTCGGCTCCTGCTCCGGCTACCCGAAAGTGGTGATGGACAAGGTGGTGGAGCTTGCCAAGCACAACGGCTATGTCGCCGACCACGTGGTGGCCACCGACGAGACCCCCAACGGCCGTCCATGGCCGGCCCAGGCACTGGCCAACGTGATCGCCTTGGGCATCGATGACGTCGCAGCCTGCGTCAAGGTCGACGACACCTGGCCGGGCATCCTAGAAGGCCGTCGCGCCGGGATGTGGACCGTGGCCCTGACCTGCTCGGGCAACGCTCTGGGCTTGCCTTACCAGGCTTACAAGTCGTTGCCAGCGGACAAATTGGCCGAGGAACGCGCGCGCATCGTCAAGATGTTCGAGCCGTCCCGTCCGCATTACCTGATCGACACCATCGCGGACCTGCCGGCGGTGATCGATGACATCAACCAGCGTCTGGCCCGGGGTGAAACACCGCAAGCCTGTTGA
- a CDS encoding 2-aminoethylphosphonate--pyruvate transaminase: MTKAEALPLAQPALGEPYLLTPGPLTTSKATKEAMLRDWGSWDGDFNRVTAEVRQQLLSMAGVEDDSFACVPLQGSGSYSVEAALATAIPKDGKALVLMNGAYGQRASKTLEYLNRAYITLDKGDYLPPEPDEVDALLKANPDITNVFIVHCETSSGILNPLRAIADVVKAHGKSLIVDAMSSFGAVPLTVQDIAFDVLVSSANKCIEGIPGFGFVIIRRSVLEAAKGRANSLSLDLFEQWAYMERTGQWRFTPPTHSVVAFHKALEQHRAEGGVAGRQARYTRNRDVLVAGMRELGFKTLLEDCWLSPIITTFFSPEHPNFDFKRFYDELKARQFIIYPGKLTVAESFRIGCIGQIDEHIVHQLLRAIADTLLAMDVDMQRPAA; this comes from the coding sequence ATGACCAAAGCCGAAGCCCTCCCTCTTGCCCAGCCTGCCTTGGGTGAGCCCTACCTGCTGACCCCTGGCCCGCTCACCACCTCCAAGGCCACCAAGGAGGCCATGCTGCGTGACTGGGGCTCATGGGATGGCGATTTCAACCGGGTCACGGCCGAGGTTCGCCAGCAGTTGCTGAGCATGGCCGGCGTGGAGGATGACAGTTTTGCCTGCGTCCCGCTGCAAGGCAGCGGCAGCTACTCGGTGGAGGCCGCCCTGGCCACGGCCATCCCCAAGGACGGCAAGGCCCTGGTACTGATGAATGGCGCTTACGGCCAGCGGGCCAGCAAGACCCTCGAATACCTCAATCGTGCCTACATCACCCTGGACAAAGGCGACTACCTGCCGCCCGAGCCTGATGAAGTCGATGCGCTGCTCAAGGCCAACCCGGACATCACCAACGTCTTTATCGTCCACTGCGAAACCAGTTCCGGCATCCTCAACCCGCTGCGCGCCATTGCCGATGTGGTCAAGGCCCACGGCAAGAGCCTGATCGTCGATGCCATGAGCTCCTTCGGCGCTGTGCCCCTGACCGTTCAGGACATCGCCTTCGACGTGCTGGTCTCCTCGGCCAACAAATGCATCGAAGGCATCCCGGGCTTTGGATTCGTGATCATCCGCCGCAGTGTGCTGGAGGCCGCCAAGGGCCGCGCTAACTCCCTGAGCCTGGATCTGTTCGAACAGTGGGCCTACATGGAGCGCACCGGGCAATGGCGCTTCACCCCGCCGACCCACAGCGTGGTGGCGTTCCACAAGGCCTTGGAGCAGCACCGTGCCGAAGGCGGTGTGGCGGGCCGGCAGGCGCGCTACACCCGCAATCGCGACGTGCTGGTGGCCGGCATGCGCGAGCTGGGGTTCAAGACCTTGCTGGAAGACTGCTGGCTGTCGCCGATCATCACCACGTTCTTCAGCCCCGAACATCCAAACTTCGACTTCAAGCGCTTCTACGACGAGCTCAAGGCCCGTCAGTTCATCATCTACCCAGGCAAGCTGACCGTGGCCGAAAGCTTCCGCATCGGCTGCATCGGCCAGATCGACGAACACATCGTTCACCAACTGCTGCGTGCCATCGCCGACACCCTCCTGGCGATGGACGTGGACATGCAACGCCCAGCCGCCTGA